In Microbulbifer celer, a single window of DNA contains:
- a CDS encoding TonB-dependent receptor codes for MFKTNKLHSAILAATAAVLGSQPALAQPRQIEEVTVTATKRAASTQDIPVTVQALGEQNLENLNVANFDDYIRHMPNVTSGGRGPGQSSIYIRGMATETISTQLSQANGTAPNVALYVDEAPVSIGGRNLDVYVTDVERVEVLKGPQGTLFGASSQAGTVRLITNKPRLNEFELGIDAGLATTKNGEMSDTLETVVNLPLIDDKLAVRVAAYQSNEGGYIDNVAGTYTPDPELNPVWEGYPVESTSNEDLVEKDFNDASYQGARVGVKWAINDDWEALVQHTHQDLEADGVFDHDPENVGDLEVRRYFEDSLEDSFDLTSWTLEGRLAALDVVYTGAYLDREVEQSMDYTGYNDVGGYVDYYTCDTATRDVCYDPTKAYVGEVDNTRISHELRFSTSEEHALRFTGGVFYEDVEILDNGNFLYPSVADLGNSENYPRGWAPGSNDEIPATVIDPSARPAEVAFFNDITRTEEQLAFFGELTYDITDKLAATVGLRHYDIDVELKGSANSSFDTLFTDTDQDSSGDNLDLKWVEEGIDTPLNESDTITKFTLSYTPNDDVLLYATYSEGFRPPAYNRGGGNGNDTTTVPFTVSTDTVDNYEAGWKTSLADNSLQFNGSVYRVDWKDIQTAVFDPSVYFLFYLDNALDAQINGIEADVTWLPTDNLQIIGAFSYNDTEITNVPGSAVNVAPEGSELALSPPLQMNLRARYEWTVSQFDAYWQAGVQYSDESWSSIVVQPNDRFKQDAYTTADASVGLREMNWGAELYAENLTDERAELFINTLDASKRITTNRPRTLGVRVTYDF; via the coding sequence GTGTTCAAAACCAACAAGCTGCACAGCGCGATTCTGGCGGCTACTGCCGCTGTACTGGGGAGTCAGCCGGCACTGGCCCAGCCGCGCCAGATTGAAGAAGTGACGGTCACTGCCACCAAACGTGCGGCAAGCACCCAGGATATTCCGGTGACAGTACAGGCGCTGGGGGAGCAGAACCTGGAAAACCTCAACGTCGCCAACTTTGACGACTACATTCGCCATATGCCCAATGTGACCTCCGGTGGTCGCGGCCCGGGTCAGTCCTCCATTTACATCCGCGGCATGGCGACCGAAACCATCTCCACCCAGCTGTCCCAGGCCAACGGCACGGCACCGAACGTGGCCCTGTACGTGGACGAAGCGCCGGTGAGCATCGGTGGGCGCAACCTGGATGTGTACGTGACCGATGTTGAGCGTGTGGAAGTATTGAAAGGTCCGCAGGGCACTCTGTTCGGTGCCAGCTCTCAGGCCGGTACCGTGCGCCTGATCACCAATAAGCCGCGCTTGAATGAGTTCGAACTCGGCATCGACGCCGGCCTCGCCACCACCAAAAACGGCGAGATGTCCGACACTCTGGAAACCGTGGTCAACCTGCCGTTGATCGATGACAAGCTGGCGGTGCGAGTAGCTGCCTACCAGTCCAACGAGGGTGGTTACATCGACAACGTTGCCGGTACCTACACGCCGGATCCAGAGCTGAATCCGGTATGGGAAGGCTATCCGGTGGAGAGCACCAGTAACGAAGATCTGGTGGAAAAAGACTTCAACGATGCCAGCTACCAGGGCGCGCGCGTGGGGGTTAAATGGGCTATCAATGACGATTGGGAAGCCCTGGTACAGCACACCCATCAGGATCTGGAAGCGGACGGCGTGTTCGATCACGATCCGGAAAATGTCGGCGACCTGGAAGTACGTCGTTACTTTGAGGATTCCCTGGAAGACAGCTTCGATCTCACCAGTTGGACTCTGGAAGGCCGCCTGGCGGCACTGGATGTGGTCTACACCGGCGCCTACCTGGATCGTGAAGTCGAGCAGTCCATGGACTACACCGGCTACAACGATGTGGGCGGCTATGTGGACTACTACACTTGTGATACCGCGACACGCGATGTCTGCTATGACCCCACCAAGGCCTACGTTGGAGAAGTAGACAACACCCGAATTTCCCACGAGCTGCGTTTCTCCACTTCTGAAGAACATGCACTGCGCTTTACCGGTGGCGTCTTCTACGAAGACGTGGAGATTCTCGACAACGGTAATTTCCTCTATCCGTCCGTGGCCGATCTCGGCAACAGTGAGAACTATCCCCGCGGTTGGGCGCCCGGTAGTAATGATGAAATTCCGGCAACTGTGATCGATCCGAGTGCGCGTCCGGCGGAAGTAGCGTTTTTCAACGACATTACCCGTACCGAAGAGCAGCTGGCGTTCTTTGGTGAATTGACCTACGACATCACCGACAAGCTCGCCGCTACCGTTGGTCTGCGTCACTACGATATCGATGTGGAACTGAAGGGCTCCGCCAACTCTTCCTTCGATACCCTGTTCACTGACACGGATCAGGATTCCTCCGGCGATAACCTGGACCTGAAATGGGTTGAAGAGGGCATCGACACGCCGCTGAACGAAAGTGACACTATCACCAAGTTCACCCTGAGCTACACGCCCAACGACGATGTGCTGCTGTATGCAACCTACTCCGAAGGGTTCCGTCCGCCGGCCTATAACCGCGGCGGTGGCAACGGCAACGACACCACCACCGTGCCTTTCACCGTAAGCACAGATACCGTCGACAACTACGAAGCCGGTTGGAAAACCAGCCTGGCGGACAACAGCCTGCAGTTCAACGGCAGCGTCTACCGCGTGGACTGGAAAGATATCCAGACTGCGGTCTTTGATCCCAGCGTTTACTTCCTGTTCTACCTCGACAACGCACTGGATGCGCAGATCAACGGTATCGAAGCGGATGTGACCTGGCTGCCCACGGACAACCTGCAGATCATCGGTGCCTTCTCCTACAACGACACCGAGATCACCAATGTGCCGGGCAGTGCGGTCAATGTTGCGCCGGAAGGCAGCGAACTGGCCCTGTCTCCGCCTCTGCAGATGAACCTGCGTGCGCGCTACGAGTGGACCGTGTCCCAGTTTGACGCCTACTGGCAGGCGGGTGTGCAGTACAGCGATGAGTCCTGGAGCTCTATCGTGGTTCAGCCCAACGACCGTTTCAAGCAGGATGCCTACACCACGGCCGACGCGTCTGTGGGCCTGCGTGAGATGAACTGGGGTGCCGAGTTGTATGCGGAAAACCTCACCGACGAGCGTGCCGAACTGTTCATCAACACCCTGGATGCTTCCAAGCGCATCACCACCAACCGTCCGCGTACCCTGGGTGTGCGGGTGACCTACGATTTCTGA
- a CDS encoding tetratricopeptide repeat-containing sulfotransferase family protein, with protein MSSSPSSPSGPADSNHQASLIEIRGAIKKRDFSGARDQALALLEEQPEDTELLYLLAASQRYLGEHAAAQQTLETLLTVDSENARGHQERGHNAAQLQDTDTALAAYRRATELNPALHASWRGLALTLRAQDDSEAAEHALRQFQHLQKLPPELLSAASLLYERKLHKAEQLCRTFLQKHRHHPEGMRLLAVIGAELGILDDADFLLESCLALCPDFHQARFDYIGVLRKRQKFAVALEQARILTDQLKEQQGARQAEILFATQSAMVGDYDTALATYDRIASEAPELHGVHLQRGHVLKTIGDADAANRAYHDACRAKPDFGDAYWSLANMKTYRFEDAEITRMRELEAAPSTARDDRYHLCFALGKALEDRKNFAEAFQWYEKGNALKQEECRYSIEYNRRDTDLQIAHCTRALLDRHAGAGCDAPDPIFIVGLPRAGSTLLEQILASHSQVDGTLELHNILATARRLDGRRRASEEPRYPALLHELEAEKLVQLGQRYLDETRIHRAGAPLFIDKMPNNFRHIGLIQLMLPNAKIIDARRHPLSCCFSGFKQLFAEGQEFTYGLQQIGEYYRDYVRLMDHWDRVLPGKVLRVHYEDVVSDLEGQVRRILDYCGLPFEEACIDFHKTERAVRTPSAEQVRQPIYRSGVEQWKHFEAQLEPLKALLAAEIAGYPAES; from the coding sequence GTGTCTTCCTCTCCATCGTCCCCTTCCGGTCCTGCCGATTCCAATCATCAGGCATCCCTCATAGAAATCCGCGGCGCGATAAAAAAGCGCGACTTTTCCGGTGCCCGTGATCAGGCGCTGGCTTTACTGGAGGAACAGCCCGAGGACACGGAGTTACTCTACCTGCTTGCGGCCAGCCAGCGCTATCTCGGCGAGCACGCCGCGGCACAGCAGACCCTGGAAACCCTTTTAACGGTGGACAGTGAGAATGCCCGCGGCCATCAAGAGCGCGGACACAATGCGGCACAGTTGCAGGATACCGATACGGCATTGGCGGCTTACCGCCGTGCCACGGAACTGAATCCGGCGCTGCATGCCAGTTGGCGCGGGCTGGCTTTGACGTTGCGGGCACAAGACGACAGCGAGGCTGCAGAACACGCCCTGCGCCAGTTCCAGCACCTGCAAAAGCTGCCCCCGGAACTGTTGAGCGCCGCCAGCCTGTTATACGAGCGCAAGCTGCACAAAGCGGAACAGCTCTGCCGGACCTTTCTGCAAAAGCACCGCCATCACCCGGAGGGGATGCGCCTGCTGGCGGTAATCGGTGCCGAGCTGGGGATTCTCGACGATGCGGATTTTCTGCTGGAGAGTTGTCTCGCCCTGTGTCCGGATTTTCATCAGGCGCGTTTTGACTATATCGGCGTGTTGCGCAAACGGCAGAAGTTTGCTGTGGCACTGGAGCAGGCGCGGATTTTGACGGATCAGCTGAAAGAGCAGCAGGGTGCCCGTCAGGCCGAGATACTGTTTGCCACCCAGAGTGCCATGGTGGGGGATTACGATACGGCGCTTGCCACTTATGATCGGATTGCTAGCGAGGCGCCCGAGTTACATGGCGTACATCTGCAGCGCGGCCATGTTCTGAAAACCATCGGCGACGCGGATGCGGCCAATCGCGCCTATCACGATGCCTGCCGGGCCAAACCGGATTTTGGCGATGCCTACTGGAGCCTCGCCAATATGAAAACCTACCGGTTTGAAGACGCGGAAATTACGCGGATGCGCGAACTCGAAGCGGCGCCTTCGACCGCGCGCGATGATCGCTACCACCTCTGTTTTGCCCTGGGTAAAGCGTTGGAGGACAGAAAGAATTTTGCCGAGGCATTCCAGTGGTATGAGAAAGGCAATGCCCTGAAGCAAGAAGAGTGTCGTTACAGTATCGAGTACAACCGTCGCGACACGGATCTGCAGATTGCCCACTGTACCCGGGCGCTGTTGGACCGGCATGCGGGAGCTGGTTGTGATGCGCCGGATCCGATTTTTATTGTCGGTCTGCCGCGCGCCGGTTCCACCCTGCTGGAGCAGATTCTTGCCTCCCATTCACAGGTAGACGGCACCCTGGAACTGCACAATATCCTCGCTACCGCGCGCCGTCTCGACGGCCGTCGCCGCGCCAGCGAAGAGCCCCGTTACCCGGCGCTGTTGCACGAGCTGGAAGCGGAAAAACTGGTGCAGCTCGGGCAGCGCTATCTCGACGAGACCCGTATCCACCGTGCGGGAGCACCGCTGTTTATCGACAAGATGCCGAACAATTTTCGCCATATCGGCCTGATCCAGCTGATGCTGCCCAATGCCAAAATCATCGATGCCCGCCGCCATCCGCTGTCCTGTTGTTTCAGTGGTTTCAAGCAGCTGTTTGCCGAGGGGCAGGAATTTACCTACGGCCTGCAGCAGATCGGTGAATACTACCGGGACTATGTGCGACTGATGGACCACTGGGACAGGGTGCTGCCCGGTAAGGTACTGCGGGTGCACTATGAAGACGTGGTGTCCGATCTGGAGGGGCAGGTCAGGCGGATTCTGGACTACTGCGGCCTGCCATTTGAAGAAGCCTGTATCGACTTCCACAAAACCGAACGCGCGGTGCGGACCCCCAGCGCCGAGCAGGTACGTCAGCCGATCTATCGCAGTGGCGTGGAGCAGTGGAAGCATTTTGAAGCGCAGCTTGAACCACTGAAAGCGCTTTTAGCGGCGGAAATTGCCGGCTATCCGGCCGAGTCCTGA
- a CDS encoding LysR family transcriptional regulator — translation MSATIKQLRAFVTVAATRSLADASAELHISQPALSIAIRNLEEIVGGPLFNREGRQLTLTPEGERFAARATQLLRNWDRSIEEMQRHFTLERGHLTLAAIPAFALNRLPPLLAEFHHRHPQVDLALEDIVMEQVIQAVRNGRAEIGLTFRPDDLAGLEFTPLEKGEFHAVLPSDHPLAKRRQLQWADLATQPFVAMNHGSAVRRWTDQAFADSGGEVRLLCEAYQLSTIGQLVKVGMGVSAMPSLCAPQMEEFGLRSIPLTAPAVTPQLGVIFRSLGGLSAPAQAFLKLLQDSAG, via the coding sequence ATGAGCGCCACCATCAAACAACTGCGGGCCTTCGTGACCGTAGCCGCCACCCGCAGTCTCGCCGACGCCAGTGCCGAGCTGCATATCTCGCAACCGGCGCTGTCCATTGCCATCCGCAATCTGGAAGAAATCGTGGGCGGCCCGCTGTTCAATCGCGAGGGGCGTCAACTGACGCTGACGCCGGAGGGAGAGCGCTTTGCCGCCCGCGCCACGCAGCTGCTGCGCAACTGGGACAGATCCATCGAAGAGATGCAGCGGCACTTCACTCTCGAGCGCGGACACCTGACCCTCGCGGCCATCCCCGCCTTCGCACTCAACCGCCTGCCGCCACTATTAGCGGAATTCCACCACCGCCACCCCCAGGTGGACCTGGCACTGGAAGATATCGTGATGGAACAGGTAATACAGGCGGTGCGCAATGGGCGCGCAGAGATCGGGCTCACCTTCCGACCGGACGATCTCGCGGGGCTGGAATTCACGCCGCTGGAAAAGGGAGAGTTTCACGCGGTGTTGCCGTCGGACCATCCTCTGGCCAAACGCAGGCAACTGCAGTGGGCCGATCTGGCGACACAGCCATTTGTGGCCATGAACCACGGCTCGGCGGTGCGGCGCTGGACCGATCAGGCGTTTGCGGACAGTGGCGGCGAAGTGCGGTTACTGTGTGAAGCCTACCAGCTCAGCACTATCGGCCAGCTGGTTAAGGTGGGCATGGGAGTCAGCGCCATGCCGAGTCTATGCGCACCGCAGATGGAAGAGTTCGGTTTGCGCAGCATTCCGCTGACTGCGCCGGCGGTCACACCACAGTTGGGGGTCATATTCCGCAGTCTCGGTGGACTGTCCGCACCGGCACAGGCTTTTCTAAAATTACTTCAGGACTCGGCCGGATAG
- a CDS encoding acetoacetate--CoA ligase, with translation MNNPVQPLWQPSADAIAKTQMDQFRQFVNRQHQLSLADYHALYQWSVEQREQFWSALWAFSEVIASERGDSVLGADTMPGAEWFPGAKLNFAENLLRYRDDRAALVERLENGARRELSYRELYDRVEQLASALVEAGVGKGDRVAGFMPNIIDTVVAMLATTSLGAVWTSCSPDFGINGVLDRFGQVAPKVLFACEGYFYNGKTLDSLPRLEEIVARIDSIEKLVVVPVARSAEETGQAIAGLDKAVSLHDFAGAAPARALTFEQTEFNHPLYIMYSSGTTGVPKCIVHGVGGTLLQHIKEHRLHTDINRDDTLFYFTTCGWMMWNWLVSGLACGATLVLFDGSPFYPAAEGLWDMADAEGISVFGTSAKYIAALEKAEVKPRESHRLEKLRAVLSTGSPLAHEGFRYVYRDIKSDVCLSSISGGTDIVSCFALGNPTLPVYPGELQCRGLGMAVEVWDDDGKPVQGEKGELVCAKSFPCMPIGFWNDPEGSKYHSAYFENWPGVWAHGDYAEITEHGGVIIYGRSDAVLNPGGVRIGTAEIYRQVEKVEEVLDSICIGQEWRDDVRVVLFVVLREGVTMDDELVQKIRTTIRANTTPRHVPAKVIQVADIPRTISGKIVELAVRNVVHGKPVKNQEALANPEALKLFEGLPELSR, from the coding sequence ATGAACAACCCAGTCCAGCCCCTGTGGCAACCCAGTGCCGATGCCATCGCCAAAACCCAGATGGATCAGTTCCGTCAGTTTGTTAACCGCCAGCACCAGCTGTCGCTTGCGGATTACCACGCCCTGTACCAGTGGTCCGTGGAGCAGCGGGAACAGTTCTGGTCCGCCCTGTGGGCGTTCTCCGAGGTGATCGCCAGTGAGCGCGGTGACTCGGTACTGGGGGCAGATACCATGCCCGGTGCCGAGTGGTTTCCCGGGGCAAAGCTGAATTTTGCCGAAAACCTGCTGCGCTATCGCGATGACCGCGCTGCACTGGTGGAACGGCTGGAAAACGGCGCCCGCCGCGAGCTCAGCTACCGCGAACTGTACGACCGTGTGGAGCAGCTGGCGTCCGCGCTGGTTGAAGCCGGTGTGGGTAAAGGGGACCGGGTGGCGGGCTTTATGCCCAACATCATCGATACCGTAGTGGCGATGCTGGCCACCACCAGCCTGGGCGCGGTGTGGACCTCCTGCTCGCCGGACTTCGGTATCAACGGGGTGCTGGACCGTTTCGGTCAGGTGGCGCCGAAGGTGCTGTTCGCCTGTGAGGGCTACTTCTATAACGGCAAGACCCTGGATTCTCTGCCGCGCCTTGAAGAGATCGTCGCCCGTATCGATTCCATCGAGAAGCTGGTGGTGGTGCCGGTGGCGCGCAGTGCCGAGGAGACCGGGCAGGCCATTGCCGGTCTGGACAAGGCCGTCAGCCTCCATGACTTCGCCGGGGCAGCGCCGGCACGAGCGCTTACCTTCGAGCAGACCGAATTCAACCACCCGCTGTACATCATGTACTCCTCCGGCACCACCGGGGTGCCCAAGTGCATTGTGCACGGTGTGGGCGGCACGCTGCTGCAGCACATCAAAGAGCATCGCCTGCACACGGACATCAACCGTGACGATACCCTGTTCTACTTCACCACCTGCGGCTGGATGATGTGGAACTGGCTGGTGAGCGGTCTCGCCTGCGGCGCCACCCTGGTGTTGTTCGACGGTTCGCCGTTCTACCCCGCGGCGGAGGGCCTGTGGGATATGGCGGATGCAGAGGGGATCAGTGTCTTTGGCACCAGTGCCAAATATATTGCGGCGCTGGAAAAGGCCGAGGTCAAACCCCGCGAGAGCCATAGACTGGAAAAGCTGCGTGCGGTCCTCTCCACTGGCTCGCCGCTGGCCCACGAGGGTTTTCGCTACGTCTACCGGGATATCAAGTCGGATGTGTGTCTGTCGTCGATCTCCGGCGGTACCGATATCGTGTCCTGTTTCGCGCTCGGCAATCCGACCCTGCCGGTGTACCCCGGCGAGCTGCAGTGCCGTGGCCTGGGGATGGCGGTGGAAGTCTGGGACGATGACGGTAAGCCGGTACAGGGAGAGAAGGGCGAGCTGGTATGCGCCAAGTCCTTCCCCTGTATGCCCATCGGTTTCTGGAATGATCCAGAAGGTAGCAAGTACCACAGCGCCTATTTTGAAAACTGGCCCGGGGTCTGGGCTCACGGTGACTATGCGGAAATCACCGAGCACGGTGGTGTGATTATTTACGGCCGCTCCGATGCGGTGCTGAATCCCGGCGGCGTGCGTATCGGTACCGCGGAAATCTACCGCCAGGTGGAGAAGGTGGAAGAGGTGCTGGACAGCATCTGTATCGGTCAGGAGTGGCGCGATGATGTGCGCGTAGTGCTGTTTGTGGTGCTGCGGGAGGGCGTGACGATGGACGACGAGCTGGTGCAGAAGATCCGCACCACCATCCGCGCCAATACCACGCCGCGCCATGTGCCGGCAAAAGTGATCCAGGTGGCCGATATTCCCCGTACCATCAGTGGCAAGATCGTGGAGCTGGCGGTGCGCAATGTGGTGCACGGCAAGCCGGTGAAGAATCAGGAGGCACTGGCCAATCCGGAAGCGCTAAAGCTGTTTGAGGGTTTACCCGAACTTTCCCGCTAG
- a CDS encoding autotransporter assembly complex protein TamA produces the protein MRISPVFLLHVLLLALLALPASDACGLPFFDSLPKFKIRVSEDRKLQDWLREQLEEQRKGNSALKAYHDPLDVARYERGTLEKLLRSRGYYDGRVRQTVNDGEILYRVVPGPVYRIKSLSISMPEHLRAGFPGVGLQVGDPLEAQKVQDDVSTIETYLGEHACLLNVEVDYKATVIHSEHAARLEYRVAPSPEVHIGEIYMEGLETVRESYLRKRLNIEPGDCFSRRKLDAARLRLLRTNLIAGINSEVSEPDNGIVNVTFLLIERNHRTIRLGVGYTSDEGAGLSAGWEHRNVLGRGEKIEVETRFNEVKQLLKGALIVPRFFRDDQDFSFTAEASNEERDSYAAESITVGGLVSRRHTRNRTFSVGTELKFSEVQEEGEQKENYSLLSFPLGVKIDTTDNLLDARRGATAALEVKPYLDLKGSGTRFVKNTLVMTGYLTAEEWRFDPTLAVRVKAGSISGIDNLDIPADERFYAGGGGSVRGYAYQALGPRRLLEPKKPGDPPRLSDPIGGRGLSEISLEGRFRFTETWGGVFFLDGGNAYEEPRPSFDDLYWGAGFGVRYMTSFAPLRFDIAFPLEKRKGLDDSDYQVYVSLGQAF, from the coding sequence TTGCGCATTTCCCCCGTTTTTTTACTGCACGTTTTGCTGCTTGCCTTGCTGGCACTGCCGGCGTCTGATGCCTGTGGATTGCCGTTTTTCGACAGCCTGCCCAAGTTCAAAATTCGCGTTTCCGAAGATCGCAAACTGCAGGACTGGCTGCGGGAGCAGCTTGAAGAGCAGCGCAAAGGGAATAGTGCCCTGAAGGCCTACCACGATCCCCTGGACGTGGCCCGGTACGAGCGGGGAACACTGGAGAAGTTGCTGCGTTCCCGGGGTTACTACGATGGCCGTGTGCGCCAGACCGTCAACGACGGTGAAATCCTCTACCGGGTAGTGCCGGGCCCGGTATACCGGATCAAATCCCTCAGCATCAGCATGCCCGAGCATCTCCGTGCGGGATTCCCCGGGGTAGGCCTGCAGGTGGGAGACCCACTGGAGGCGCAGAAGGTGCAGGACGATGTAAGTACCATCGAGACCTATCTCGGCGAGCACGCCTGCCTGCTGAATGTGGAAGTGGATTACAAGGCTACAGTGATCCACAGCGAGCACGCCGCGCGCCTGGAGTACCGTGTGGCGCCGAGCCCGGAAGTACATATCGGCGAGATTTACATGGAGGGACTGGAAACGGTCCGGGAAAGCTATCTGCGCAAGCGACTGAATATAGAGCCGGGAGACTGCTTCAGCCGCCGCAAGCTGGATGCGGCGCGTCTGCGGTTGTTGCGCACCAATCTCATTGCCGGTATCAACAGCGAGGTGTCCGAACCGGACAATGGCATCGTCAATGTCACTTTCCTGTTGATCGAGCGCAATCACCGCACCATTCGCCTGGGGGTGGGATACACCTCCGATGAAGGCGCAGGGTTGTCTGCGGGCTGGGAGCATCGCAATGTACTCGGGCGCGGAGAGAAGATTGAGGTGGAAACCCGGTTTAACGAAGTGAAGCAGTTGCTCAAGGGCGCGCTCATCGTTCCGCGTTTCTTTCGTGACGATCAGGATTTCTCGTTTACTGCGGAAGCCTCCAATGAAGAGCGCGACTCCTATGCGGCGGAATCCATCACCGTCGGCGGCCTGGTTTCCCGGCGCCATACCCGCAACCGCACCTTCAGCGTGGGCACGGAACTGAAGTTCAGTGAAGTGCAGGAAGAAGGCGAGCAGAAAGAAAACTACAGCCTGCTGTCTTTTCCGCTGGGGGTGAAGATTGACACCACGGATAACCTGCTCGACGCCCGCCGCGGCGCTACCGCGGCGCTGGAAGTCAAACCCTATCTCGATCTGAAAGGATCGGGCACCCGTTTCGTGAAAAATACCCTGGTGATGACCGGCTATCTGACTGCGGAGGAGTGGCGCTTTGATCCCACCCTGGCCGTGCGGGTCAAGGCCGGGTCCATCAGCGGCATCGACAACCTGGACATTCCCGCGGATGAGCGCTTTTACGCCGGTGGTGGCGGTTCCGTGCGCGGCTATGCCTATCAGGCCCTGGGACCTCGTCGGTTGCTGGAGCCCAAAAAACCCGGCGATCCGCCGAGGCTCTCGGACCCCATCGGCGGGCGCGGACTCAGCGAAATTTCACTGGAAGGGCGGTTTCGCTTTACCGAAACCTGGGGTGGGGTTTTCTTTTTAGATGGTGGCAATGCCTACGAAGAGCCCCGCCCATCATTTGATGACCTGTATTGGGGGGCCGGTTTCGGTGTGCGCTACATGACATCCTTCGCACCGCTGCGTTTCGATATCGCCTTCCCGCTGGAAAAGCGCAAGGGGCTGGACGACAGCGATTATCAGGTTTATGTCAGCTTGGGGCAGGCGTTCTGA